From Plasmodium brasilianum strain Bolivian I chromosome 2, whole genome shotgun sequence, one genomic window encodes:
- a CDS encoding PIR protein: MSVKQIKRQLYFLENWPEYNFDSLRGIVNDAYRTTECININGFGLHKSKENCVKLHTILDNLENILDLSHGKFSNIWNSFRNVISYKPENKVYSSTAMDNFIDTFGKIVEENYVKNFNKYKNLNGTEEEVIDTMMLYYFVENLGNINRMISNAHDKNNNICCWFINHCLEIVRKYQNGKCSNYNINDKSSGSTICIEVKNFLAQYGEKLYLHIKYLQNLDKLEPKHSITDAILCSSEDPFRNNFHSFFRSSSELTKTGKGFTPLSSYINPQYRRTRRIWRNIERNAENKFINDDSQSEESARHIPNYMDYTSSSSSQSLY, translated from the exons atgtccgtaaaacaaataaaacgTCAG ttatattttttggaaaattgGCCCGAATATAATTTTGACAGTTTGCGAGGGATTGTTAATGATGCTTATAGAACAACAGAATGTATTAATATCAATGGATTTGGGCTGCACAAAAGTAAAGAGAATTGCGTTAAGTTACATACTATTTTAGATAACTTAGAGAACATTTTAGATTTATCACATGGTAAATTTAGCAATATCTGGAATAGTTTTAGAAAtgttatttcatataaaccGGAGAACAAGGTTTATTCTTCCACTGCAATGGACAATTTCATAGATACTTTTGGAAAAATTGTTGAAGAAAATTAtgtgaaaaattttaataaatataagaatttaAATGGGACGGAAGAAGAAGTTATAGACACAATGAtgttgtattattttgtgGAAAACCTTggaaatattaatagaatGATTAGTAACGCacatgataaaaataataatatatgttgttGGTTTATTAATCATTGTCTTGAAATAGTAAGAAAATATCAAAATGGTAAATGCtcgaattataatataaatgataaatctAGTGGTAGCACCATATGTatagaagtaaaaaattttttggcACAATATGGAGAGAAACTATACCtccatataaaatatttgcaaaACTTAGATAAACTTGAACCGAAGCATTCAATTACTGATGCAATATTGTGCTCATCAGAAGACCCatttagaaataattttcatagtTTTTTTAGAAGTAGTTCAGAATTAACAAAAACAGGAAAAGGA TTTACTCCTTTGAGTTCTTATATAAATCCGCAATATCGAAGAACAAGAAGAATTTGGAGGAACATAGAAAGAAATgctgaaaataaatttattaatgatGATAGTCAAAGTGAGGAAAGTGCTAGGCATATACCAAATTATATGGATTATActtcttcatcttcttcaCAGAGTCTTTattaa
- a CDS encoding PIR protein: MSSDSIESEPVVHGTPVFSELKKKYPFLVYWPDYSFEDLRGIYKSKYEDMCMYDNNGSLHNRLYCIKLFSILESLFIRRGLGANNKIFENGKKWFIENKKSIDLGSSEMSKFIKELGVLLEGTYVDDFKTYQGLYGNNTEVMDILKLYYFSENSGKINHIMGSPDNKDYYSTCKFINECLEIYNKYNNFKCSGNNNITYSNPSTICAEVNHFYSKYKLHLYYTLRGMHNISKETTNDTAPIKCLKDPSEISFFGENQKLSTGGKAGVAILSVFGIFLIFYMLYKLTPLGNLMYPRGRRIRKMWRNVESFDEQVNFDHSTNMDQPNRRETSGERVTSEKYRFMFN, translated from the exons atgagTAGTGATAGTATAGAGAGTGAACCTGTAGTGCACGGTACTCCCGTTTTTAGTGAACTGAAGAAAAAG TATCCGTTTTTGGTGTATTGGCCTGACTATTCTTTTGAAGATTTAAGAggaatttataaaagtaaatatgaagatatgtgtatgtatgataataatgGATCTCTTCATAATAGACTATATtgcattaaattatttagtaTTTTAGAGAGTTTATTTATCAGGAGGGGATTAGGtgctaataataaaatttttgagaATGGTAAGAAATGGTTTattgaaaacaaaaagagCATTGATTTAGGTTCCAGTGAAATgagtaaatttattaaagaaCTTGGAGTATTACTTGAAGGAACGTATGTAGATGATTTTAAAACGTACCAGGGACTATATGGAAATAATACTGAAGTAATGgatattttgaaattataCTATTTCTCTGAAAATTCTGGAAAAATTAATCATATAATGGGTTCCCCAGACAATAAAGACTATTATTCGACTTGTAAATTTATCAACGAATGccttgaaatatataataagtataataattttaagtgttcaggaaataataatataacatatagtAATCCTAGTACTATATGTGCTGAAGTAAACCATTTttatagtaaatataaactgcatttatattatacattaagAGGCATGCATAATATTTCTAAAGAGACTACTAATGATACTGCTCCAATTAAATGCTTAAAAGATCCCTCTgagatttctttttttgggGAAAATCAAAAGTTATCCACAGGTGGAAAGGCAGGTGTAGCTATATTATCAGTGTTTGGAATATTCTTGATCTTTTACATGTTATATAag cTAACTCCTCTGGGAAATTTAATGTACCCACGAGGTAgaagaataagaaaaatgtgGAGAAATGTTGAAAGCTTTGATGAGCAAGTAAATTTTGACCATTCGACAAATATGGACCAACCGAACCGAAGGGAAACTAGTGGAGAAAGGGTTACGTCAGAAAAATATCGATTTatgtttaattaa